In the Paenibacillus pabuli genome, one interval contains:
- the pstC gene encoding phosphate ABC transporter permease subunit PstC has translation MEQTEGGTVMNSKIKSRRPLREKHFWEEWTGRIYTSICVVLLIVVMFSIVYFVASKGLSTFFKDGVSLSEFLFGKTWSPSSEPAAYGALPFITGSFTTTLLAALIASPLSLCAALFMTEIVPGKGKKILQPAIELLSGIPSVVYGFIGLSVIVPLLRSIFGGAGIGIAAGCLVLSVMILPTVTSIMADALSALPKGLRESSYALGATRWQTIYRVIIPTVLPALLTGIVLGMARAFGEALAVQMVIGNAPHVPTSLLESASTLTSVITLSMGNTTMGSVHNNALWSMALVLLVMTFVFVILVRLLERRNRV, from the coding sequence ATGGAACAGACCGAAGGGGGAACGGTAATGAACAGCAAGATCAAGTCACGCCGGCCCTTGAGAGAGAAACATTTCTGGGAAGAATGGACAGGACGGATCTATACGTCGATTTGTGTCGTATTGTTGATCGTTGTCATGTTTTCCATCGTTTATTTTGTGGCGTCCAAGGGTCTCTCAACCTTTTTTAAGGATGGTGTGAGCCTGAGTGAATTCCTGTTCGGCAAAACGTGGAGTCCATCATCAGAACCAGCAGCCTATGGAGCATTACCGTTCATCACCGGTTCCTTCACAACCACCCTGCTGGCCGCTTTGATTGCAAGCCCGCTCAGTTTGTGTGCGGCACTCTTTATGACGGAGATCGTACCGGGTAAAGGGAAAAAGATATTGCAGCCCGCCATTGAATTGTTGTCCGGTATTCCGTCCGTCGTGTACGGTTTTATCGGTCTGAGTGTTATTGTGCCTTTATTACGCAGCATCTTCGGCGGAGCCGGTATCGGGATTGCAGCCGGATGTCTGGTTCTATCCGTAATGATTCTGCCTACCGTAACAAGTATTATGGCCGATGCTCTGTCTGCTCTGCCCAAAGGTTTGCGTGAGTCGTCCTATGCTCTGGGCGCTACGCGCTGGCAGACGATCTACCGCGTTATTATTCCAACAGTCCTGCCAGCTTTGCTGACAGGGATCGTTCTGGGCATGGCTCGTGCCTTCGGTGAAGCACTCGCCGTTCAGATGGTTATCGGTAATGCACCGCATGTACCGACATCTTTGCTTGAATCAGCTTCCACACTAACAAGTGTAATCACCCTGAGTATGGGTAACACCACAATGGGTTCAGTTCATAATAATGCACTCTGGAGTATGGCGCTGGTGTTGCTTGTGATGACGTTTGTATTCGTCATTCTGGTTCGCTTGCTCGAAAGGAGGAACCGGGTATGA